The Zhihengliuella sp. ISTPL4 genomic interval GGCGGCCGTCGAACTCGTAGCCCCCGTGCGCGAGATAGCTGCGCGCCCGGGTGGCCGCGACGAGCACCTCCGGCCAGTCGATCAGCGGCGGCAGGGCGCGCGTCGCGGGCAGGCCGAGCCGGAGGGCCGCGACCGGAGCGAGTCGGCTCGCCTGCACCAGCGCGTTGATGAAGTGCGTCGTGCCGATCATCACCGCGTCGATGTCGGCCCCCTCGAAGGAGTGCCCCGCACGGAGGTCTTCGATGGCCTGGACGATCCCGCTCGTCACGTCCGGGGTCGTGGAGTGCTTGACCCCGGCCAGGGTGCGGGTGCCGTCCATGAGGACGGCGTCGGTGTTGGTGCCGCCGACGTCGATACCGATGTGCATGATGCTCGCTTTCGTGGGGGAGGTTCTTTCCGGCGGGTCTACTCAGACCGCGGCGGGGGCGCTGTCGACAGGGTTCGCCTGCCGTGTGGTGGCGACGCCGACGCCGCGCACCCAGCCGAGCTTGCCCGCGATGATGTAGAGCACCATCGACAGGAAGAGGCTGAGCAGCGACGGGATGCCCCAGGTCACGAAGTAGCCGACCAGCGAGGAGACCAGCCAGACGACGATCGTGGCCGGGACGATCCTCGGGGCGGTGGCGGGCAGGGTCCCCGCGGCACGGGTCGCGTCGAGCTCGGGACGCCAGCGGCGCACCACGTAGTACTCCGCGACCATGATCCCGGCGATCGGCGGGAACGCGACGCTGAGCACGACGAGGAACTCGGTGAACTGGCCGAGGATGCCGACGGCGGCCAACACCGAGCCGACCACGCCGAGGACGATCGTCGTGGTGACCCGGTGCAGGTTCTTTCCGAACGCGGTCGAGATGAAGTTCACCAGGCCCAGCGTCGAGGAGTACAGGTTCCAGTCGTTGATCTTCAGCGTGCCGGTGAGGACGATGAACAGGCCGATGAAGCCGACGGACGAGGTGACGATCGCGACGATGTCGCCGGTCGCCGCCGCGTGGGCGAGGAGCACGCCCGCGAGACCGATCACGAACTCGCCGAGGGAGACGCCCAGCACCGTCTGCTTGATCACGTCGGCGCGGGAGCGGTTGAACCGGGTCATGTCGCCGGTGATGATCGCCCCGACGATGAGACCACCGGCGACGATGCCGGTGCCCGCCCAGACGCTCATGGTGGGGCCGGGTGCGGGGCCGGTGAGCAGTTCTCCGATGTCGTGGCGGGTGAGCTCGGAGATGACGGACCAGCCCACGAGGATCAGGAACAGCGGCACCGTGATGTTCGCGAGCCACTGCATGCCGACGAAGCCGAAGGCGACGATCGCGGTGACGGCGAGGCCGAAGATGAGGCTCCACGCCCACACCGGCAGGGCGCCCGGCATCAGGGCGTCGAGCGACTGCGCGGAGATGGCGGACTGGATCCCGAACCAGCCGATGAGGCTGATGCCGATCGCGAGCCCGACCAGCGAGGCGCCGATCTCGCCGAAGCCGGTCCAGCGGGCGAGGAGCGCGGTGTTCAGGCCCTCGCGCTGGCCGATGAAGCCGACCACGCACATGATCACCTCGAGGATGATCGAGCCGAAGAGGAAGGCGAGGACGGCCTCGCCGAAGGTCATGCTGTAACCGAGGGTCGCGCCGAGGAGGAACTGCGAGAGGGCCGAGACCTGTCCGAATCGCTGAACGGCGATTCCGAACCAGGGCTTGCGGGCCTCAGGAGTCACTCGGGAGAGCGCGAAGTCGTCTGCGTGCGCCGTGCGTGCCATGAGGATCCTTCGGGAGGAGGGAACGGGTTGCCCGCCACGGTACTCACCCCGCCACCTTCCCGATATGTGCACTCCGCCCTGATCTCCCCTCTCTCCATGCACATCGCACACTCCGTTGTTACTCGCCGAGGCCCCGGGTTCATGTCGAAACCCCCTGTCTCCGGCGTCGGAGACAGGGGGTTTCGGCGCGAAAGCGGGGTCTCGCGGCTCAGTGCAGGGCGTTCGCCTCGATGAAGGCACGGAGGGAGTCCTCGTCGTCGGGCATCTCGGTCACGTGCTGAGGGGCGTCGAGCATGGCGCGGAGCTCGGGAGCGTACGCCAGCTCGACTCCGATGGCCTCGTGGATGGTCTCGGCGAACTTCTCGGGCTTGGCTGTCTCCAGCACCAGCATCGGCACGCCGGGCTCCACATACTCCCGTGCGACCTTCACGCCGTCCGCGGTGTGCGGGTCGATCACCTCGCCCGAGGCCTCGTACACCGCCCGGATCGTCGCCAGGCGGTCCTCGTGCGTCGAGGTGCCGCTGACGATCCCGAACTCCTCCGCGAATCGCGGCTGCTCAGCCGAGAAGTCGAAGAAGCCCTGCGCCTCCAGGTCGTCCCAGGCGCCGACGACGCGCGCCGGGTCGCGATCCA includes:
- a CDS encoding purine-cytosine permease family protein, coding for MARTAHADDFALSRVTPEARKPWFGIAVQRFGQVSALSQFLLGATLGYSMTFGEAVLAFLFGSIILEVIMCVVGFIGQREGLNTALLARWTGFGEIGASLVGLAIGISLIGWFGIQSAISAQSLDALMPGALPVWAWSLIFGLAVTAIVAFGFVGMQWLANITVPLFLILVGWSVISELTRHDIGELLTGPAPGPTMSVWAGTGIVAGGLIVGAIITGDMTRFNRSRADVIKQTVLGVSLGEFVIGLAGVLLAHAAATGDIVAIVTSSVGFIGLFIVLTGTLKINDWNLYSSTLGLVNFISTAFGKNLHRVTTTIVLGVVGSVLAAVGILGQFTEFLVVLSVAFPPIAGIMVAEYYVVRRWRPELDATRAAGTLPATAPRIVPATIVVWLVSSLVGYFVTWGIPSLLSLFLSMVLYIIAGKLGWVRGVGVATTRQANPVDSAPAAV